In Sphingobacterium thalpophilum, a genomic segment contains:
- a CDS encoding DUF779 domain-containing protein translates to MINRLDITEKARELIHELEAKHGKLMFYQAGGCCEGTQPQCFEEGGYFPRTNDAMIGLAEGYEFWVDRDLFEYWKHAHFTLDVLDGFGPGGFSLETPLGKTFKVHYRLFTAEELNDLSPIKRNE, encoded by the coding sequence ATGATCAATAGACTAGACATCACTGAAAAAGCCAGGGAGCTCATTCATGAACTTGAAGCGAAGCATGGTAAATTAATGTTTTATCAGGCCGGAGGTTGCTGCGAGGGTACACAGCCACAGTGTTTTGAGGAAGGAGGTTATTTTCCTAGGACAAATGACGCCATGATCGGATTAGCCGAAGGATATGAGTTTTGGGTGGATCGGGATCTCTTTGAATATTGGAAACATGCGCATTTCACACTCGATGTGCTGGATGGATTTGGTCCGGGGGGATTCTCATTGGAAACCCCACTGGGTAAAACTTTCAAAGTTCATTATCGTTTATTTACAGCCGAAGAACTTAACGACCTCAGCCCAATCAAGAGAAACGAATGA
- a CDS encoding MutS-related protein: MTPTAILYDQKHREIASTVLKLNKQVNTLSLSRLFVILGGGALLFYTFQLECLPLVFCCFFALLFLFAYLVRKQSQLELQKNYFEAYLKVLANEQALADGKLNMYDHGQHFENGAHPYSSDMDVFGTYSLFAQINRATTKQGIDLLASWLDAPLQSHQIQRNQEASQELENESEWIWDFQAKLLANLNHKLDIKAFLINYFQDRNFQFGNAFMRVYLKVGPVLFLVALVGSFFVPKLAGVATLIGLFHILWALAKAGSVSMFSSRIDKIGGVLGSYAEAIQSIEDHAWKSIAMQEIAGELKQNQGTGSISLAFKKLAGLINNLDARNNVFVGIFLNLFLLWDFRQVLAIVDWKNKYEHEILNSFDTLAKVEAVTSLAIWKRNHSSYIYPVILDNPLENKIDAQGVYHPLIPSNQVVANDYSSIDHRVALVTGSNMAGKSTFLRTVGINAILAYAGAAVAAATSFQLPIYKLISYMRIKDNLNESTSTFKAELNRMKFILDTVSAHSDSFFLIDEMLRGTNSVDKYLGSRAIIKKLVRLDGKGMVATHDLQLSSLQEEFPGDIKNYHFDIRVDEGQMLFDYKLKIGECKIFNASLLLKGIGVDIDENME; encoded by the coding sequence ATGACCCCAACTGCAATATTATATGACCAGAAGCATCGCGAAATCGCTTCAACTGTCCTCAAATTAAATAAACAAGTCAATACGCTCAGCTTGTCACGGCTATTTGTGATACTCGGTGGCGGAGCGTTATTATTTTATACCTTTCAACTGGAATGCCTTCCGCTGGTGTTTTGCTGTTTTTTTGCATTATTGTTCCTATTCGCCTATCTCGTGCGGAAGCAGAGCCAGCTAGAGCTTCAAAAGAACTATTTTGAAGCCTATCTGAAAGTTTTGGCAAATGAACAGGCCTTGGCAGACGGAAAATTAAATATGTATGATCATGGCCAGCATTTTGAAAACGGAGCTCATCCTTATAGCTCTGATATGGATGTCTTTGGAACATACTCCTTATTTGCACAGATAAATCGGGCAACGACCAAACAGGGGATTGATCTTTTGGCTTCTTGGCTTGATGCACCTCTCCAAAGCCATCAAATTCAACGCAATCAAGAGGCTTCCCAGGAACTTGAAAATGAATCGGAATGGATATGGGATTTTCAGGCAAAGCTTTTGGCCAATCTGAACCATAAATTGGATATCAAAGCATTTTTGATAAATTACTTTCAAGATCGAAATTTTCAGTTCGGAAATGCCTTCATGCGAGTCTATCTCAAAGTAGGGCCTGTTTTATTTTTGGTCGCTTTAGTGGGCAGTTTTTTTGTGCCAAAATTGGCTGGGGTGGCAACATTGATAGGGCTATTCCATATTCTTTGGGCCTTGGCCAAAGCAGGAAGTGTTAGCATGTTCTCCTCTCGAATAGACAAGATCGGTGGCGTGCTTGGCTCATACGCAGAGGCGATTCAATCTATTGAAGACCACGCATGGAAGTCTATTGCTATGCAGGAGATCGCGGGAGAGCTTAAACAAAACCAGGGTACTGGATCTATTTCCCTAGCCTTTAAAAAACTTGCTGGTCTTATTAACAATTTGGATGCCCGGAATAACGTCTTTGTTGGGATATTTCTAAACCTGTTTCTGCTTTGGGATTTTAGACAGGTATTGGCTATTGTTGACTGGAAGAATAAGTACGAACACGAGATTCTAAATTCATTCGATACCTTAGCTAAGGTTGAGGCTGTAACTAGCCTTGCCATTTGGAAGAGAAACCATTCGTCGTACATTTATCCAGTAATTTTGGATAACCCACTGGAAAATAAGATTGACGCGCAAGGGGTATATCATCCATTGATTCCAAGCAATCAGGTCGTAGCCAATGATTACAGTAGTATAGATCATCGAGTTGCTTTGGTGACAGGTTCAAATATGGCAGGAAAGAGTACGTTTCTGCGGACAGTTGGTATTAATGCAATTTTGGCTTATGCCGGAGCTGCGGTTGCTGCAGCGACTTCTTTTCAGCTCCCGATTTACAAACTGATATCCTATATGCGAATCAAGGATAATCTGAATGAAAGTACGTCGACCTTTAAAGCTGAATTGAATCGGATGAAATTTATATTGGATACAGTTTCAGCACATAGCGATAGTTTTTTCCTAATCGATGAGATGCTTCGTGGGACAAATTCTGTCGACAAATATCTTGGCTCCCGTGCAATCATAAAGAAACTGGTTCGATTGGATGGTAAAGGCATGGTGGCTACACATGACTTACAGCTGTCCAGTTTACAAGAGGAATTTCCGGGAGATATCAAAAATTACCATTTTGACATTCGTGTCGACGAGGGTCAGATGCTGTTTGATTATAAGCTGAAGATAGGAGAATGTAAAATATTCAATGCTTCGCTTTTATTGAAAGGTATAGGAGTGGATATCGACGAAAATATGGAATAA
- the priA gene encoding primosomal protein N', which yields MSNPQSTIFSERDTLFVDVVLPLALARTYTYRIPIDWNDRVQVGVRVIVQFGKNKIYSAVVKSISQEAPKHYEAKYILDIIDDKPIVNLAQFKLWDWLADYYMCSLGEVMQAALPSALKLASETKVVSSIATDFDRSTLSDKEYLIIEALEVAGELKVNDIVKLLGQKTVFPILKQLFDKGIVLISEEITERYKPKTKAFLRFAPDFRNEDAKRELLDSLNRAPKQQDAVLAFMQLVKKTEEITRPMLAEASGCGNGAITALIDKGVFEIKEKVVSRFQGEDIELDANFQFNENQQRAYNEIQEFFEEKDVTLLHGVTASGKTQLYIRLIEQAIAAGKSVLYLLPEIALTAQITARLKLHFGDKLGVYHSKFNDNERAEVWHKVMKNEFQVVIGARSSVFLPFQDLGIIIVDEEHESSYKQFDPGPRYHARDTAIYLGFLHQTKVLLGSATPSLESYYNAKAKKYGFVQLLERYGNAQLPSIELVNIPEEGRKENMFSYFSGTLLKAIEEAVKNKEQVILFQNRRGHTTMIQCNTCGFVAKCVNCDVSLTYHKSSNMMHCHYCGHVEPPLRVCPACGMPHIESKGFGTERVEEELEILMPEIRIGRLDLDSTKGKYGFDKIITAFDEHEFDVLIGTQMVAKGLDFGRVSLIGVVNADTIINFPDFRSYERSFSLFSQVAGRAGRREAGGKVIIQSYTTNHRVLEQVVNNDYEGMFMTEITERKNYLYPPFYRLIRIDIKHTDFQKCYDSANRFASALRQQLGARVLGPEPPLVSRVRNNFIQTITLKIERTNISIAKVKELIRSVLLDFEIDKTNAGVRVQVDVDPY from the coding sequence ATGTCCAATCCACAATCTACGATTTTTAGTGAAAGAGATACGCTGTTTGTTGATGTGGTCCTACCACTAGCATTGGCAAGAACATATACTTATCGTATTCCGATTGACTGGAATGATCGTGTGCAGGTTGGTGTACGCGTCATTGTGCAATTTGGGAAGAATAAGATCTATTCTGCGGTTGTGAAGTCCATTAGTCAGGAGGCGCCAAAGCACTATGAAGCAAAGTATATTTTGGACATCATTGATGACAAACCCATTGTCAATTTGGCTCAATTTAAACTTTGGGATTGGCTAGCCGATTATTACATGTGTAGTTTAGGCGAGGTCATGCAGGCTGCGCTACCTTCGGCATTGAAGCTGGCCAGTGAGACCAAAGTCGTTTCATCGATTGCGACAGATTTTGACCGTTCTACACTTTCAGATAAAGAGTATCTTATCATCGAGGCTTTGGAGGTGGCGGGAGAACTTAAAGTCAATGATATTGTGAAATTGCTGGGACAAAAAACAGTCTTCCCCATATTGAAGCAATTATTTGACAAAGGAATTGTTTTGATTTCTGAAGAGATTACAGAAAGATATAAACCCAAGACCAAAGCATTTTTACGTTTTGCTCCCGACTTTAGAAATGAAGATGCAAAAAGAGAATTGTTGGATAGCTTAAACCGTGCGCCAAAACAACAAGATGCGGTATTGGCATTTATGCAGCTGGTCAAAAAAACCGAGGAGATCACGCGGCCCATGTTGGCTGAGGCCTCGGGCTGTGGTAACGGTGCTATTACGGCTTTGATTGACAAAGGTGTTTTTGAAATAAAGGAAAAGGTTGTATCCCGGTTCCAGGGGGAAGATATCGAACTGGATGCCAATTTTCAATTTAATGAAAACCAGCAAAGGGCCTATAATGAAATACAAGAGTTTTTTGAAGAGAAGGACGTTACCCTGTTGCATGGTGTCACGGCTTCAGGAAAAACACAGCTTTATATACGGCTTATCGAACAAGCAATCGCAGCGGGAAAATCAGTCCTTTATCTACTGCCTGAGATTGCGCTGACAGCACAGATTACGGCGCGCTTAAAGCTGCACTTTGGCGATAAATTGGGGGTGTACCACTCCAAGTTTAATGATAATGAACGTGCCGAGGTATGGCATAAAGTAATGAAAAATGAATTTCAGGTCGTGATTGGGGCCCGTTCTTCAGTTTTTCTGCCCTTTCAGGATTTAGGGATTATCATCGTTGATGAAGAGCACGAAAGCTCCTATAAGCAGTTTGATCCAGGCCCACGTTACCATGCCCGCGATACGGCTATTTACCTCGGGTTTCTACATCAGACCAAAGTGCTACTGGGATCAGCGACGCCTTCTTTGGAAAGTTATTACAATGCCAAGGCTAAGAAGTATGGTTTTGTGCAACTGCTTGAGCGTTATGGCAACGCACAATTGCCAAGTATTGAGTTGGTGAATATTCCCGAAGAAGGAAGAAAAGAAAATATGTTTTCCTATTTTTCTGGCACCTTGTTAAAGGCAATTGAAGAAGCCGTAAAAAATAAAGAGCAGGTTATATTATTTCAAAATAGACGTGGGCACACGACAATGATCCAATGTAATACCTGTGGATTCGTTGCAAAATGCGTCAATTGTGATGTCAGCTTAACCTATCACAAGAGCTCGAATATGATGCATTGCCATTATTGTGGTCATGTGGAGCCTCCACTTCGTGTTTGTCCGGCCTGTGGAATGCCGCATATCGAAAGTAAAGGGTTCGGTACAGAACGGGTAGAGGAAGAGCTTGAAATCCTGATGCCCGAAATTCGCATCGGTCGGTTGGATCTGGATTCCACAAAAGGTAAATACGGTTTCGACAAAATTATCACGGCTTTTGATGAGCATGAATTTGATGTTCTTATTGGAACGCAAATGGTCGCTAAGGGGCTCGATTTCGGAAGAGTAAGCCTCATCGGTGTTGTCAATGCAGATACGATCATTAACTTTCCGGATTTCCGTTCGTATGAACGATCTTTTTCGTTGTTTTCCCAGGTAGCAGGACGTGCAGGTCGGCGTGAAGCCGGAGGAAAAGTGATTATCCAAAGCTACACCACGAATCATCGGGTGTTAGAACAGGTGGTCAATAACGATTATGAAGGGATGTTTATGACAGAAATTACAGAACGAAAAAACTATCTTTATCCTCCTTTCTACCGTCTTATTCGGATTGATATTAAACATACGGATTTTCAGAAATGCTATGATTCGGCCAATCGTTTTGCCTCGGCGCTGCGTCAACAATTGGGCGCAAGGGTATTGGGTCCGGAGCCGCCTTTAGTTTCACGCGTGCGGAATAATTTTATCCAGACGATTACCTTGAAGATTGAACGCACAAATATTAGTATTGCAAAGGTCAAGGAATTGATCCGTTCGGTTCTCCTGGATTTTGAAATAGATAAAACCAATGCTGGTGTACGCGTTCAGGTCGATGTAGATCCATATTAG
- a CDS encoding protein-L-isoaspartate(D-aspartate) O-methyltransferase produces the protein MAYKFIDNYREKGARKKLVEHLKSRGIADQKVLDAIGKVPRHYFFDETFWNQAYRDIAFPIGDGQTISQPYTVAYQSELLHVKKGDKVLEIGTGSGYQTCILLELGAEVYTIERQENLYQRTIQVLPYMGYKPNFFLGDGSKGIEEHAPYDKIIVTAGAPFVPEVMLKQLKMGGIFVIPVGDEKSQKMMTIIRVGENDFDRIELDTFRFVPLVGDQAW, from the coding sequence ATGGCGTACAAGTTTATTGATAATTATCGAGAAAAAGGTGCTCGTAAGAAATTGGTTGAACATCTTAAAAGCCGGGGGATTGCGGACCAGAAAGTATTAGATGCCATTGGCAAGGTACCACGTCACTATTTTTTTGATGAAACATTCTGGAATCAGGCCTATCGGGATATTGCTTTTCCAATAGGTGATGGGCAAACAATTTCACAGCCGTATACCGTCGCCTATCAATCTGAACTGCTTCACGTCAAAAAAGGAGATAAAGTACTGGAAATTGGCACCGGATCCGGATACCAAACCTGTATCTTGTTGGAACTTGGCGCAGAGGTGTATACCATCGAACGTCAGGAAAACCTATATCAACGAACCATTCAAGTGTTGCCGTACATGGGCTATAAACCGAATTTCTTTTTGGGCGATGGCTCCAAGGGAATTGAAGAGCACGCTCCTTATGACAAGATTATTGTAACTGCGGGTGCGCCATTCGTGCCAGAGGTTATGTTAAAGCAGCTGAAAATGGGCGGAATTTTTGTGATCCCTGTAGGAGACGAAAAATCACAAAAGATGATGACGATCATTCGTGTCGGTGAAAATGATTTTGACCGTATCGAATTGGATACTTTTCGTTTTGTGCCTTTGGTGGGTGATCAGGCCTGGTAG
- a CDS encoding AraC family transcriptional regulator, producing MGDRTLIHTLPFSRAGELSTLVENRRAFTLDSLELNIYETYRVSQHVPLCFDDLVMINMIQGKKIMHLENVKAFDYLPGQMMVLPASVAMHIDFPEATLDQPTQCTALTIHKEKIAAVLDYLNEFYPKEQFSQWRLDPDFFHLYNSTELADLVNKLFQIIISENPLKDVLADLTFKELTIRLLQSQSLIALKIGKSPNKVLLHVQEFIQKHITEKISIGLLERTAHMSKASLTRMFNRELGLSPMEYVIQQRIEKAKKMLLLTRNVKESCYGAGFNDVNYFVRLFKSRVGMTPGAFVLAR from the coding sequence ATGGGAGATAGGACGCTGATTCATACATTGCCATTTTCGCGGGCTGGGGAGCTTAGCACATTAGTGGAGAACCGACGTGCATTTACGTTAGATAGCTTGGAGCTTAATATCTACGAAACATATCGGGTATCGCAGCATGTGCCTTTATGTTTTGATGATTTGGTTATGATTAACATGATCCAAGGTAAAAAGATCATGCATTTGGAGAATGTAAAGGCTTTTGACTATCTGCCCGGTCAGATGATGGTGTTGCCTGCATCGGTGGCTATGCATATTGACTTTCCGGAAGCGACCCTCGACCAGCCCACGCAGTGTACCGCTTTAACGATTCATAAAGAGAAGATAGCAGCAGTCTTGGACTATCTAAATGAGTTTTATCCGAAAGAACAATTTAGTCAGTGGCGGCTTGATCCGGATTTTTTTCATCTGTACAATTCGACTGAGCTCGCCGACCTGGTGAACAAGTTGTTTCAAATTATTATTAGCGAAAATCCGTTGAAAGATGTACTTGCAGATTTGACTTTTAAAGAGCTTACGATTCGGCTACTTCAGTCACAGTCGTTGATTGCATTAAAAATTGGGAAGTCGCCCAACAAGGTACTGTTACATGTGCAGGAATTTATTCAGAAACATATTACCGAGAAAATTTCAATTGGTTTATTGGAGCGGACTGCCCACATGAGCAAAGCGAGTCTTACGCGGATGTTTAACCGTGAACTTGGACTTAGTCCGATGGAATATGTGATCCAACAGCGTATCGAGAAGGCAAAAAAAATGCTTTTACTCACCCGGAATGTAAAGGAGTCTTGCTATGGGGCTGGATTTAATGATGTCAACTACTTTGTCCGGCTTTTTAAAAGCAGGGTAGGAATGACGCCAGGCGCATTTGTCCTGGCGCGTTAA
- the smpB gene encoding SsrA-binding protein SmpB, producing MALSSDINIKNKKASFEYHLLDKYIAGIRLLGTEIKSIREGKANINDSFCSFFEDGLYIRNMHIAEYSMGSFYNHEAKRDRQLLLTKRELKKLKEKGEERGFTIVPLRIFISSRGFAKVEIALAQGKKDFDKRENIKQKDIKRELDRVMKF from the coding sequence ATGGCTTTATCTTCAGATATCAATATAAAAAATAAAAAAGCTTCTTTTGAATACCACTTACTGGACAAGTACATTGCAGGAATTCGATTATTGGGTACAGAAATAAAATCCATACGCGAAGGAAAGGCAAATATTAACGATAGTTTCTGTAGTTTTTTTGAGGACGGATTATACATCCGTAACATGCACATTGCCGAATACTCCATGGGATCTTTCTATAACCATGAAGCAAAACGTGACCGTCAACTGCTATTGACAAAAAGAGAATTAAAAAAACTGAAAGAGAAGGGGGAAGAACGTGGTTTTACCATTGTACCCTTACGCATCTTTATCAGTTCCCGGGGTTTTGCCAAAGTTGAAATTGCCTTGGCACAGGGTAAAAAAGATTTTGACAAACGAGAAAACATCAAACAAAAAGATATTAAACGTGAGCTTGATCGCGTGATGAAATTCTAA
- a CDS encoding acyl-CoA thioesterase, protein MTLQERIDLSETHVCTTVFPFLTNHHDTLFGGKAMSIMDEVSFMAATRFCRKTLVTVSTDRIDFNKAIPSGSIIEAIARVQNVGRTSLKVKVEIFLEHMYKEGRELAIEGVFTFVALDENRQPIPVLEGLDIE, encoded by the coding sequence ATGACTTTACAAGAACGTATTGATTTATCAGAAACACACGTCTGCACGACCGTGTTTCCGTTTTTGACGAATCATCACGATACTTTATTCGGCGGCAAGGCGATGTCCATTATGGACGAAGTATCGTTTATGGCTGCAACACGATTTTGCCGCAAAACGTTGGTGACTGTGTCGACAGATCGTATAGACTTCAATAAGGCAATTCCTTCCGGAAGTATTATTGAAGCTATCGCAAGGGTTCAGAATGTAGGCCGGACCAGCTTGAAGGTGAAGGTCGAGATATTTTTGGAACATATGTACAAGGAGGGAAGAGAACTGGCCATTGAGGGTGTTTTTACATTTGTTGCCCTTGATGAAAACAGACAGCCAATTCCAGTCCTTGAAGGCTTGGATATTGAATAA
- a CDS encoding aldehyde dehydrogenase family protein — translation MSAIKRPSFKERYDNYIGGKFVAPIQGKYFDNISPVDGKVFTQVAHSTKEDLDLAVNTAAEAFETWGKTSATERSIILNKIADRIEANLEYIAAVETIDNGKAVRETLNADIPLAIDHFRYFAGVIRAEEGSISELDSNTVSLIVHEPIGVVAQIIPWNFPILMAVWKLAPALAAGNTVVLKPAESTPASILVLMEIIGDLIPAGVVNIVNGFGAELGRSLVTNPKVSKAAFTGSTATGRLVMQYATENIIPVTLELGGKSPNIFFSSVMDADDAFLDKAVEGAVLFALNQGEICTCPSRLLIQEDIYEKFIAKVIDRVNQIKVGDPLDPTTMMGAQASKIQKDKIMSYIKLGKEEGAEVLTGGDENNVGAGFEEGYYIKPTLFKGDNSMRIFQEEIFGPVLAVTTFKDEQEAIAIANDTMYGLGAGVWTRDAHQLYQVPRAIQAGRVWVNQYHSYPAGAPFGGYKQSGIGRENHKMMLAHYRQAKNMLISYSKEKLGFF, via the coding sequence ATGAGCGCAATCAAAAGACCATCGTTCAAAGAACGATATGACAATTACATTGGCGGTAAATTTGTCGCACCGATTCAAGGAAAATACTTCGATAATATCTCGCCGGTAGACGGAAAAGTGTTTACTCAAGTTGCCCATTCAACAAAAGAAGATCTGGATCTCGCTGTCAACACTGCAGCCGAAGCTTTTGAAACCTGGGGAAAAACCTCCGCTACAGAACGAAGTATTATCCTCAATAAAATCGCTGACCGCATTGAAGCTAATTTAGAATATATCGCAGCCGTTGAAACGATAGACAACGGAAAAGCTGTACGTGAAACACTCAATGCGGATATCCCATTAGCCATCGACCATTTCCGGTATTTTGCCGGTGTAATCCGTGCTGAAGAGGGGTCCATAAGCGAACTGGACAGCAATACGGTGTCGCTGATTGTACACGAACCAATCGGGGTTGTTGCACAGATTATTCCATGGAATTTCCCGATTCTGATGGCCGTATGGAAACTAGCTCCGGCCCTTGCTGCAGGAAACACTGTCGTGTTAAAACCCGCTGAAAGTACACCAGCATCTATTCTTGTTCTTATGGAAATCATCGGTGATTTGATTCCTGCCGGAGTGGTCAATATCGTCAACGGTTTCGGCGCAGAGCTTGGTCGTTCCTTGGTCACCAATCCAAAGGTTTCCAAAGCAGCATTCACAGGTTCCACAGCAACAGGACGTTTGGTCATGCAATATGCGACTGAAAATATCATCCCGGTAACCCTAGAATTGGGGGGAAAATCGCCCAATATTTTCTTCAGTTCGGTAATGGATGCAGATGATGCATTTTTGGACAAAGCAGTTGAAGGGGCGGTATTATTCGCGCTCAACCAGGGCGAAATTTGCACCTGCCCCTCTCGTCTACTGATCCAGGAGGATATTTATGAAAAATTCATTGCTAAAGTGATCGATCGGGTTAATCAGATCAAAGTCGGGGATCCATTAGACCCAACAACAATGATGGGTGCTCAGGCATCGAAGATTCAAAAAGATAAGATCATGTCCTATATTAAACTTGGCAAAGAAGAAGGAGCCGAAGTATTGACTGGCGGAGATGAAAACAATGTTGGTGCTGGTTTTGAAGAAGGCTACTACATCAAACCCACCCTATTCAAAGGTGATAATAGCATGCGCATTTTCCAGGAAGAAATCTTCGGCCCCGTGCTTGCAGTGACCACGTTCAAAGACGAACAAGAAGCAATTGCCATCGCCAACGATACCATGTATGGTCTCGGAGCAGGTGTATGGACCCGAGATGCACATCAGCTTTATCAGGTTCCACGTGCTATACAAGCTGGACGCGTATGGGTAAATCAGTACCACTCCTACCCAGCCGGTGCTCCATTTGGCGGATACAAACAATCAGGAATTGGACGGGAAAACCATAAAATGATGCTTGCCCATTACAGACAGGCTAAAAATATGTTGATTTCCTACAGTAAAGAAAAACTTGGTTTCTTTTAA
- a CDS encoding DUF423 domain-containing protein — protein sequence MNKKIILAASLLGALAVILGAFGAHGLEGKVSTYHIETWKTANQYHFYHTFALLFLSTFSRAKTYSIKVSFIAFLIGILFFSGSLYVLSVREITGFGNPSILGPITPLGGLSLIVGWVALFIAALKNKS from the coding sequence ATGAATAAGAAAATCATTTTAGCCGCTTCGTTGTTGGGAGCATTAGCTGTAATATTAGGGGCCTTTGGTGCTCATGGTCTAGAAGGAAAGGTAAGTACATATCATATTGAAACTTGGAAAACTGCAAATCAGTATCATTTCTATCATACCTTCGCCCTGCTATTTTTATCCACTTTTTCGCGAGCAAAGACGTACTCCATTAAAGTGTCATTTATAGCTTTCCTCATTGGTATACTTTTTTTCTCGGGATCGTTATATGTCTTAAGCGTGCGCGAAATAACCGGCTTTGGAAATCCGTCTATTTTAGGACCTATCACCCCTTTGGGAGGATTGTCGTTAATCGTTGGCTGGGTTGCATTATTTATTGCTGCACTAAAAAATAAATCGTAA
- the spt gene encoding serine palmitoyltransferase, translating into MSKGKLGEKISQFKIVEELKAKGLYAYFRPIQSKQDTEVKIDGRRVLMFGSNSYLGLTTDTRIIKAAQDALEKYGTGCAGSRFLNGTLDIHVELEEKLSAYVGKEAAILFSTGFQSNLGPLSCLMGRNDYILLDERDHASIIDGSRLSFSKVIKYGHNNMEDLRAKLSRLPEDSAKLICTDGIFSMEGDIVNLPELTSIANEFDAAVMVDDAHSLGVIGHKGAGTASHFGLNDDVDLIMGTFSKSLASLGGFVAGDADVIDFLKHNARSVMFSASMTPASVASTLKALEIIQNEPEHIEKLWKNTDYAKAQLLDHGFDLGATESPILPIFIRSNEKTFWVTKMLQDDGVFVNPVVSPAVPAEESLIRFSLMATHTYDQIDEAIEKMVKVFKQAEVETLI; encoded by the coding sequence ATGAGTAAAGGAAAGTTAGGCGAAAAAATATCGCAATTTAAGATTGTTGAGGAGTTGAAAGCTAAGGGCTTATATGCCTATTTTAGACCTATTCAATCAAAACAAGATACCGAAGTAAAAATCGATGGTAGACGTGTATTGATGTTTGGTTCTAACTCTTATTTAGGGTTAACGACTGATACACGTATTATAAAGGCAGCGCAAGATGCTTTGGAAAAGTATGGTACTGGATGTGCTGGATCTCGTTTCTTAAACGGTACGTTGGATATTCACGTGGAACTGGAAGAAAAATTATCTGCTTATGTAGGTAAAGAAGCCGCGATTCTTTTTAGTACAGGATTCCAATCAAATCTAGGCCCTTTGTCATGTCTAATGGGACGTAATGATTATATTTTGTTGGATGAACGTGACCACGCGTCAATTATTGATGGTAGCCGTTTGTCTTTTTCCAAAGTAATCAAATACGGTCATAACAATATGGAGGACTTACGTGCTAAGTTATCACGCCTACCTGAGGATAGTGCAAAGTTAATTTGTACGGATGGTATCTTTAGTATGGAGGGTGATATTGTTAATTTGCCTGAGCTTACATCGATTGCCAATGAGTTTGATGCTGCTGTAATGGTAGACGACGCACACAGTCTAGGTGTTATTGGGCACAAAGGAGCTGGTACAGCTTCTCATTTTGGGCTTAATGATGATGTAGACTTGATTATGGGTACATTTAGTAAATCGTTAGCATCTTTAGGTGGATTTGTGGCCGGTGATGCAGATGTGATTGATTTCTTAAAACATAATGCGCGCTCTGTGATGTTCAGTGCTTCAATGACTCCCGCTTCGGTGGCTTCAACATTGAAAGCTTTGGAAATTATTCAAAATGAGCCCGAGCATATTGAAAAATTATGGAAAAATACAGATTATGCCAAAGCACAATTGCTGGATCATGGGTTTGATTTAGGTGCTACGGAAAGTCCTATTTTACCAATCTTTATTCGTAGCAATGAAAAAACGTTCTGGGTAACTAAAATGCTCCAAGATGATGGTGTATTCGTTAATCCAGTTGTTTCTCCGGCAGTTCCTGCGGAAGAGTCTTTGATCCGTTTTTCATTGATGGCGACACATACTTATGACCAAATCGACGAGGCTATTGAGAAGATGGTTAAAGTATTCAAACAAGCTGAAGTTGAAACATTAATATAA